A window from Cryptomeria japonica chromosome 1, Sugi_1.0, whole genome shotgun sequence encodes these proteins:
- the LOC131028266 gene encoding DEAD-box ATP-dependent RNA helicase 20 isoform X2, giving the protein MVRIVVYVVTHEYVLEEILKAGFTEPTPIQAQGWPMALKGRDLIGLAETGSGKTLAYLLPAIVHVNAQVTLAPGDGPIVLVLAPTRELAVQIQNEATKFGTSSKIKNTCIYGGAPKGPQIRDLQKGVEIVIATPGRLIDMLEQQHTNLRRVTYLVLDEADRMLDMGFEAQIKKIVSQIRPDRQTLYWSATWPKEVEQLARQSLHNAYKVTIGSQDLKANHSIDQIVEIVSEHDKYSRLISLLEEIMDGSRLLIFLETKKGCDQVTRQLRMDGWPALSIHGDKSQAERDWVLSEFKSGKSPIMTATDVAARGLDVKDIKCVINYDFPGSLEDYVHRIGRTGRAGAKGTAYTFFTAANARFAKELISILQEAGQTVNPGLAAMGRNAGSSGGYGGFRDRGRGSGNRSWGR; this is encoded by the exons ATGGTCAGAATTGTAGTGTATGTGGTTACACATG AGTATGTGCTTGAGGAGATACTAAAAGCTGGGTTTACTGAGCCAACACCTATTCAAGCTCAAGGGTGGCCAATGGCTCTGAAGGGGCGGGATTTGATTGGACTTGCTGAGACTGGGTCTGGAAAGACACTGGCATATCTTCTGCCTGCCATTGTTCATGTTAATGCACAAGTTACCTTAG CCCCAGGAGACGGTCCTATTGTCTTGGTCCTAGCTCCTACTCGGGAGCTTGCTGTTCAAATCCAGAATGAGGCAACAAAGTTTGGGAcatcttcaaaaataaaaaacacatgCATATACGGAGGGGCTCCAAAAGGCCCACAAATTCGAGATCTTCAAAAAG GGGTTGAGATAGTCATTGCAACACCGGGCCGATTGATTGATATGCTTGAACAACAACATACAAACCTGCGAAGAGTGACATATCTTGTATTAGATGAAGCTGACCGAATGCTAGACATGGGTTTTGAAGCACAGATCAAGAAAATTGTATCTCAA ATTCGACCAGATCGACAGACTTTATACTGGAGTGCTACTTGGCCTAAAGAAGTAGAACAACTTGCTAGGCAATCTCTACATAATGCTTATAAG GTAACTATAGGATCACAAGATCTCAAAGCAAACCATTCAATTGATCAAATCGTGGAAATTGTTTCTGAGCATGATAAGTATTCAAG ATTAATAAGTCTTTTAGAAGAAATCATGGATGGTAGCCGTCTGCTTATTTTCTTGGAAACTAAAAAAGGTTGTGATCAAGTTACAAGACAATTGCGAATGGATGGATGGCCAGCACTCTCTATCCACGGAGATAAAAGTCAGGCTGAACGAGATTGGGTCTTATCGGAATTTAAATCTGGCAAAAGCCCCATCATGACAGCCACTGATGTTGCTGCACGTGGCTTGG ATGTTAAAGATATAAAATGTGTTATCAACTATGACTTTCCAGGTTCATTAGAGGATTATGTTCATCGAATTGGGCGTACTGGTCGGGCTGGTGCTAAGGGCACTGCCTATACATTTTTCACTGCTGCAAATGCAAGATTTGCAAAGGAACTAATAAGTATTCTTCAAGAAGCAGGGCAAACTGTCAATCCTGGACTAGCAGCTATGGGGCGGAATGCTGGCTCCAGTGGAG GTTATGGAGGGTTTCGGGACCGTGGAAGAGGTTCCGGGAATCGGTCATGGGGCAGATGA